In Osmia bicornis bicornis chromosome 10, iOsmBic2.1, whole genome shotgun sequence, one genomic interval encodes:
- the LOC114874384 gene encoding guanine nucleotide-binding protein G(I)/G(S)/G(T) subunit beta-1 — protein MSELETLRQEADALKNAIRDARKAACDTTLVQATSGMEPIGRIQMRTRRTLRGHLAKIYAMHWGSDSRNLVSASQDGKLIVWDSYTTNKVHAIPLRSSWVMTCAYAPSGSYVACGGLDNICSIYSLKTREGNVRVSRELPGHTGYLSCCRFYDDNQIVTSSGDMTCALWDIETGQQCTSFIGHTGDVMSLSLAPDTRTFVSGACDASAKLWDIREGSCKQTFPGHESDINAVTFFPNGYAFATGSDDATCRLFDIRADQELAMYSHDNIICGITSVAFSKSGRLLLAGYDDFNCNVWDSMKAERAGILAGHDNRVSCLGVTEDGMAVATGSWDSFLRIWN, from the exons GATGCTAGGAAAGCAGCATGCGACACGACGTTGGTCCAAGCCACGTCGGGCATGGAGCCGATCGGCCGGATACAAATGCGGACCAGACGCACGCTTCGCGGTCACTTGGCCAAGATTTACGCGATGCATTGGGGCAGTGACTCAAG AAACTTGGTGTCAGCGTCGCAGGATGGAAAGCTGATCGTTTGGGATAGTTACACCACCAATAAAGTTCACGCGATTCCTTTGCGCTCCTCATGGGTAATGACCTGTGCGTACGCGCCATCAGGTAGTTACGTGGCCTGCGGTGGGTTGGATAACATTTGTTCCATCTATAGTCTTAAAACTAGAGAAGGAAACGTAAGGGTTAGCAGAGAGTTACCAGGTCATACTGGTTACTTGTCGTGCTGTCGATTCTATGACGACAACCAAATTGTCACCAGTTCTGGGGACATGACTTG CGCCCTGTGGGATATAGAGACTGGCCAGCAGTGTACTTCCTTCATTGGTCACACGGGCGACGTAATGTCCCTATCCTTGGCACCGGACACGCGCACATTCGTATCCGGTGCGTGCGATGCGAGCGCAAAATTATGGGACATTCGTGAAGGATCTTGCAAGCAGACCTTCCCTGGTCATGAAAGCGACATAAACGCTGTCACG TTCTTCCCGAATGGATACGCTTTCGCGACGGGTTCGGACGATGCAACATGCAGACTGTTCGATATTAGGGCAGACCAAGAGCTGGCGATGTATAGTCACGACAATATTATCTGCGGTATTACCAGCGTAGCGTTCAGCAAGAGCGGAAGATTATTGTTGGCCGGTTACGACGATTTCAACTGCAACGTATGGGATTCCATGAAGGCGGAACGAGCTG GAATTCTTGCTGGCCACGATAATCGCGTGTCTTGCCTGGGCGTTACGGAGGACGGTATGGCGGTAGCGACGGGTTCCTGGGACTCGTTCCTTCGTATCTGGAACTAA